In Streptomyces seoulensis, the following are encoded in one genomic region:
- a CDS encoding amino acid permease produces the protein MAKIRSGEGILRRKPIEHIEESDTGEGGLTRSLGLWQLTAIGVGGIIGAGIFTLAGTVANGKAGPAVVVSFLIAGFASACAALSYAEFAGMIPKAGSAYTYGYAVLGEFVGWFIGWDLLLEYTAIVAVVAIGISGYFSFLVEEAGADLPAWMLGAPGTGAGHRVDLFAAILCVLIAWLLNLGMKSAARFETFVVALKVLVVLLVIAVGFFHINTANYHPFFPFGISGAFTGAATVFFAVFGYDAMSTAAEESKDAQKHMPKAIIYSLIISMVLYVAACLVLTGMQNYKDIDPESGFSSAFKSVGLGGLADVIAVGAIIGILTVMFTFMLGVTRVWFSMARDGLLPRWFAKTHPTRHVPTRVTWIVGVGAAAIAGFVPIGEAAELTNIGILLAFVVVCVAVIVLRYRQPDLPRGFRTPLMPFIPALGALFSLWLVTFLEWETWVRFAVWFLIGCVVYFGYSYRHSALARRTPAE, from the coding sequence GTGGCCAAGATCCGTTCGGGTGAGGGGATTCTCCGTCGCAAACCCATTGAACACATCGAGGAGTCCGACACGGGCGAGGGCGGTCTGACCCGTTCGCTCGGCCTGTGGCAGCTCACCGCGATCGGGGTGGGCGGCATCATCGGCGCGGGCATCTTCACGCTCGCCGGCACGGTCGCCAACGGCAAGGCCGGGCCGGCCGTGGTGGTGTCGTTCCTGATCGCCGGTTTCGCGAGCGCCTGCGCGGCGCTGTCGTACGCCGAGTTCGCGGGCATGATCCCGAAAGCGGGATCGGCGTACACCTACGGGTACGCGGTGCTGGGCGAGTTCGTGGGCTGGTTCATCGGGTGGGACCTGCTGCTGGAGTACACCGCGATCGTGGCGGTGGTCGCCATCGGCATCTCCGGCTACTTCAGCTTCCTGGTGGAGGAGGCGGGCGCCGACCTGCCCGCGTGGATGCTGGGCGCGCCCGGCACCGGCGCGGGGCACCGGGTCGACCTGTTCGCGGCGATCCTGTGCGTGCTGATCGCGTGGCTGCTGAACCTGGGCATGAAGAGCGCGGCCCGGTTCGAGACGTTCGTGGTGGCGCTGAAGGTACTGGTGGTGCTGCTGGTGATCGCGGTGGGCTTCTTCCACATCAACACCGCGAACTACCACCCCTTCTTCCCCTTCGGCATCAGCGGCGCCTTCACCGGCGCGGCCACCGTGTTCTTCGCCGTGTTCGGCTACGACGCGATGTCGACGGCGGCCGAGGAGTCCAAGGACGCCCAGAAGCACATGCCGAAGGCGATCATCTACTCGCTGATCATCTCGATGGTGCTGTACGTGGCGGCCTGCCTGGTGCTGACCGGCATGCAGAACTACAAGGACATCGACCCGGAGAGCGGGTTCTCCTCGGCCTTCAAGTCGGTGGGCCTCGGCGGTCTCGCCGATGTCATCGCGGTGGGCGCGATCATCGGCATCCTCACGGTGATGTTCACCTTCATGCTGGGCGTCACCCGGGTCTGGTTCTCGATGGCCCGCGACGGGCTGCTGCCCCGCTGGTTCGCCAAGACGCACCCGACCCGGCACGTGCCCACCCGGGTGACCTGGATCGTGGGCGTCGGGGCGGCCGCGATCGCCGGGTTCGTGCCGATCGGCGAGGCGGCCGAGCTGACCAACATCGGCATCCTGCTGGCGTTCGTGGTGGTGTGCGTGGCGGTGATCGTGCTGCGCTACCGGCAGCCGGACCTGCCACGCGGCTTCCGTACCCCGCTGATGCCGTTCATCCCGGCGCTCGGCGCGCTGTTCTCGCTCTGGCTGGTCACCTTCCTGGAGTGGGAGACCTGGGTGCGGTTCGCCGTCTGGTTCCTGATCGGCTGTGTCGTCTACTTCGGCTACTCCTACCGGCACTCGGCGCTGGCCCGGCGGACGCCCGCCGAGTGA
- a CDS encoding LysR family transcriptional regulator, producing MDLKAVRTFVAVADAGQFQEAAAVLAVTQQAVSKRIAALERDLGVRLFTRTARGAEPTLDGRAFLPHARALLLAEERAAASVRPGRRALRVDVIGPRVAPAVLLRGFHEAHPGVELDVVTLFDADSAVAAVRAGRVDATFRAVGMPGRRLPESLASARVLDEPLYLLTGPEHALADAESVTPAELAGHRIWMPSIVEGVEWAAYYASLAAEFGLTIDSAGPNFGSAAMLERIAGSPELATFMGEHPRHAGRDLRLIPITDPTPVYPHSLIWDRANAHPALTALRTHLTGGSGAPRPLGTWVPDWAVT from the coding sequence ATGGACCTCAAGGCCGTACGCACCTTCGTCGCCGTGGCGGACGCGGGGCAGTTCCAGGAGGCGGCCGCCGTGCTCGCCGTCACCCAGCAGGCCGTCTCCAAGCGGATCGCCGCGCTGGAACGGGACCTCGGGGTGCGGCTGTTCACCCGGACCGCGCGGGGCGCCGAACCGACGCTGGACGGGCGGGCGTTCCTGCCGCACGCGCGGGCGCTGCTGCTGGCCGAGGAGCGGGCGGCCGCCTCGGTCCGGCCGGGCCGCCGGGCGCTCCGGGTGGACGTGATCGGCCCCCGGGTCGCCCCGGCCGTCCTGCTGCGCGGCTTCCACGAGGCGCATCCGGGGGTGGAGCTGGACGTGGTCACGCTGTTCGACGCGGACAGCGCCGTCGCCGCCGTGCGGGCGGGCCGGGTCGACGCGACCTTCCGCGCGGTCGGCATGCCGGGCCGGCGGCTGCCGGAGAGCCTGGCGAGCGCCCGGGTGCTGGACGAGCCGCTGTATCTGCTCACCGGCCCGGAGCACGCCTTGGCCGACGCCGAGTCGGTGACCCCCGCCGAGCTGGCCGGGCACCGGATCTGGATGCCGAGCATCGTGGAGGGCGTCGAGTGGGCCGCCTACTACGCCTCGCTGGCGGCGGAGTTCGGGCTCACCATCGACTCGGCCGGCCCCAACTTCGGCAGCGCGGCGATGCTGGAGCGGATCGCCGGGTCACCGGAGCTGGCCACCTTCATGGGGGAGCACCCCCGGCACGCCGGGCGCGACCTGCGGCTGATCCCGATCACCGATCCGACCCCGGTCTATCCGCACTCCCTGATCTGGGACCGGGCCAACGCGCACCCGGCCCTGACCGCGCTGCGCACGCATCTGACCGGCGGGTCCGGTGCGCCGCGCCCCCTTGGCACCTGGGTCCCGGACTGGGCCGTGACCTGA
- a CDS encoding MFS transporter: protein MKLGSRFGWLWAAYAVSAAGTWLAFDAFALIALLVLHAGPAQVALLASAGPAVGALLAVPLGPWMEFRRKRPVMILADLVRCAALLAVPAAHFLGVLGFGQLLLVSMVVAAADLTFTAASGAHLKSLVPRAGLLTATSRFESTTWTATVLGPPLGGAAVGLFGPVVTVAANALSFLLSALGIRAIKGPETAPERPPRDPSRPRAADLLDGWRHLLTSRELRPLFLNTVAVNGLIMAQAPLLAVLMLGPLGFQPWQYGLAFAVPCLGGLLGSRLARPLAARYGRRRVLLVSGVLRACWPLGLAFVRPGVPGLVLVMAVELGLITCASVFTPVLAAERLERTPDDRVARTLSAWSVSTRTGTAALTALWGLMASLTGPRTAIAAAGVLLLATAPMLRSLATGRRSPASVPPSPAGPPPSR from the coding sequence GTGAAGCTGGGGTCGCGGTTCGGATGGCTGTGGGCGGCGTACGCCGTGAGCGCGGCCGGGACCTGGCTGGCGTTCGACGCCTTCGCCCTGATCGCGCTTCTCGTGCTGCACGCGGGCCCCGCCCAGGTGGCGCTGCTGGCCTCCGCCGGACCGGCCGTGGGCGCGCTGCTCGCGGTGCCGCTCGGACCCTGGATGGAGTTCCGCCGCAAGCGTCCCGTCATGATCCTGGCGGATCTGGTCCGGTGCGCCGCCCTGCTCGCCGTCCCCGCCGCCCACTTCCTCGGCGTGCTCGGCTTCGGCCAGCTGCTGCTCGTCTCCATGGTCGTGGCCGCCGCCGACCTCACCTTCACCGCGGCCTCCGGCGCCCATCTGAAGAGCCTCGTACCGCGTGCCGGGCTGCTCACCGCCACCAGCAGGTTCGAGTCCACCACCTGGACCGCCACGGTGCTCGGACCCCCGCTGGGCGGCGCCGCCGTCGGCCTGTTCGGGCCCGTGGTGACGGTCGCCGCCAACGCCCTCAGCTTCCTGCTGTCCGCCCTCGGCATCCGCGCCATCAAGGGCCCCGAGACCGCCCCGGAACGGCCGCCCCGCGACCCTTCACGCCCGCGCGCCGCCGACCTCCTCGACGGCTGGCGGCACCTGCTCACCAGCCGCGAGCTGCGTCCGCTGTTCCTCAACACGGTCGCGGTGAACGGCCTGATCATGGCCCAGGCCCCGCTGCTCGCCGTCCTGATGCTCGGCCCGCTCGGCTTCCAACCCTGGCAGTACGGTCTTGCCTTCGCCGTGCCCTGCCTGGGCGGCCTCCTCGGCTCCCGGCTCGCCCGCCCGCTCGCCGCCCGGTACGGCAGGCGCCGGGTGCTGCTCGTCTCGGGCGTGCTGCGGGCCTGCTGGCCGCTGGGGCTGGCCTTCGTCCGGCCCGGCGTGCCCGGCCTGGTCCTCGTCATGGCGGTCGAGCTGGGCCTGATCACCTGCGCGAGCGTGTTCACCCCGGTGCTCGCCGCCGAGCGGCTGGAGCGCACCCCGGACGACCGGGTCGCCCGTACGCTCTCCGCCTGGTCGGTCTCCACCAGGACCGGTACGGCCGCGCTGACCGCACTGTGGGGCCTGATGGCCTCGCTCACCGGCCCGCGCACCGCCATCGCCGCGGCCGGGGTGCTGCTCCTGGCGACCGCGCCGATGCTGCGGTCCCTCGCTACGGGACGACGGTCACCGGCCAGCGTCCCGCCTTCACCAGCCGGACCGCCACCGAGCCGATGA
- a CDS encoding universal stress protein — MTEQQAEHERHRFERGTDGPKVIVVGVDGSDSSLRAAAYAGGLARRQGALLAVVYVQPVLAAGAALGVPVAQATDEIAEDLIAQIREAAERVKGIFEVRWEFHTFRGDPFNGLVQAADELKADAVVVGASEQAGHRIIGSVAVRLVKAGRWPVTVVP; from the coding sequence GTGACGGAACAGCAGGCAGAGCACGAGCGGCACCGGTTCGAGCGGGGCACGGACGGTCCCAAGGTCATCGTCGTCGGCGTGGACGGCTCCGACTCCTCGCTGCGGGCGGCCGCGTACGCGGGCGGTCTGGCCCGGCGGCAGGGGGCGCTGCTGGCGGTGGTGTACGTGCAGCCGGTGCTGGCGGCCGGGGCGGCGCTCGGGGTGCCGGTGGCGCAGGCCACGGACGAGATCGCCGAGGACCTGATCGCGCAGATCAGGGAGGCGGCGGAGCGGGTGAAGGGGATATTCGAGGTGCGCTGGGAGTTCCACACCTTCCGCGGCGACCCCTTCAACGGCCTGGTCCAGGCGGCCGACGAGCTGAAGGCGGACGCGGTGGTCGTCGGCGCCTCGGAGCAGGCCGGCCACCGGATCATCGGCTCGGTGGCGGTCCGGCTGGTGAAGGCGGGACGCTGGCCGGTGACCGTCGTCCCGTAG
- a CDS encoding polysaccharide deacetylase family protein, whose translation MEKDQLFTRRRMLLGSAALLGAAGAGGVLMSGGGDEAARTTAGLAGPQARQVLKPSAFRLQPLIGAGTPHNAVPGKLKVRHQPILRLTGKGRNMMLTFDDGPHPDYTPHILDTLAKYDVRAMFFVCGEMAVDNKELLARMAEEGHVVGNHTWDHPLLTQLTRGDIRDQIERTSDVIEDAYGDRPQWFRAPYGAWNRATFQLGAEMGMEPMAWTVDTTDWMTPGTSTVIKRVEHGAAPGVVILSHDAGGDRTQSVRAIREYLPYLLDHGYHLTVPPRRMT comes from the coding sequence ATGGAGAAGGATCAGTTGTTCACACGGCGCCGGATGCTCCTCGGCTCGGCCGCCCTCCTCGGCGCCGCGGGCGCCGGGGGAGTCCTCATGTCGGGCGGCGGCGACGAGGCCGCCCGCACCACCGCCGGCCTCGCCGGGCCCCAGGCCCGCCAGGTCCTCAAGCCCTCCGCGTTCCGCCTCCAGCCCCTCATCGGCGCCGGCACCCCGCACAACGCCGTCCCCGGCAAGCTGAAGGTGCGTCACCAGCCCATCCTGCGCCTCACCGGCAAGGGCCGGAACATGATGCTCACCTTCGACGACGGCCCCCACCCCGACTACACCCCGCACATCCTGGACACCCTCGCCAAGTACGACGTCCGCGCGATGTTCTTCGTGTGCGGGGAGATGGCCGTCGACAACAAGGAACTCCTGGCCCGGATGGCCGAGGAGGGACATGTGGTCGGCAACCACACCTGGGACCACCCGCTGCTCACCCAGCTGACCCGGGGCGACATCCGCGACCAGATCGAGCGCACCAGCGATGTCATCGAGGACGCCTACGGGGACCGCCCCCAGTGGTTCCGCGCCCCCTACGGCGCCTGGAACCGGGCCACCTTCCAGCTCGGCGCCGAGATGGGCATGGAGCCGATGGCCTGGACCGTCGACACCACCGACTGGATGACCCCCGGCACGAGCACGGTGATCAAGCGGGTGGAACACGGCGCCGCCCCCGGCGTCGTCATCCTCTCCCACGACGCCGGGGGCGACCGGACGCAGAGCGTCCGCGCGATCCGCGAGTACCTGCCCTATCTGCTCGACCACGGCTACCACCTGACCGTGCCGCCCCGCCGCATGACCTAG
- a CDS encoding class F sortase, with the protein MSASELAEWSEREERRRRRAPWGVLALVLLTGVALIRNGSGEFDVGPPQPAAAAAPAPDVRSTRTAEGPAPVSVPAGLSFSPADRVRIPAIQVDAPVTPVGLDADGWVGAPPPEDPNLAGWFTGAVSPGEKGTSVIVGHVDNTKGPAVFYGLGALKKGDRIDVARQDARTAVFEVYGVEVFEKSKFPGDRVYGSKGTPELRVITCGGGFSKQNGYDGNVVVFARLVTGA; encoded by the coding sequence ATGTCTGCGTCCGAGCTGGCGGAGTGGAGCGAACGGGAGGAGCGGCGCAGGAGACGCGCACCCTGGGGCGTGCTGGCGCTCGTGCTGCTGACCGGTGTGGCGCTGATCCGGAACGGGTCCGGCGAGTTCGACGTGGGCCCCCCGCAGCCCGCGGCGGCCGCCGCCCCGGCCCCCGACGTACGGTCCACGCGGACCGCGGAGGGACCCGCGCCCGTGTCCGTCCCGGCCGGCCTGTCGTTCTCCCCCGCCGACCGGGTCCGTATCCCGGCGATCCAGGTCGACGCCCCGGTCACCCCGGTGGGCCTGGACGCGGACGGCTGGGTCGGCGCGCCCCCGCCGGAGGACCCGAACCTGGCCGGCTGGTTCACCGGTGCGGTCTCCCCCGGCGAGAAGGGCACCTCGGTGATCGTCGGCCATGTCGACAACACCAAGGGACCCGCCGTCTTCTACGGGCTCGGCGCGCTGAAGAAGGGCGACCGGATCGACGTGGCCCGCCAGGACGCCCGGACCGCGGTGTTCGAGGTGTACGGGGTGGAGGTCTTCGAGAAGAGCAAGTTCCCCGGCGACCGCGTCTACGGCTCCAAGGGCACCCCGGAGCTGCGGGTGATCACCTGCGGCGGCGGCTTCTCCAAGCAGAACGGCTACGACGGCAACGTGGTCGTCTTCGCCCGCCTGGTCACGGGAGCCTGA
- a CDS encoding DUF4239 domain-containing protein has protein sequence MSDWLVLVLGMLGACAVVVLITLVRHRRAPEDEDPSETPDVIEYMTMWIGVVYAIVLGLAIAGVWEARSAAGDTVQAEAQALHEVSERARVYPADVRDQIRADVDAYVSYVVDTEWKSMTDKGEVTARGSRLLDKVRQDVTDYQPRSDFEAQAYQPLVDQVAAADQARNARADSTGPTMPPVVWWGLLAGAVITVGMVFALQIRRTARELVLAGLFSATIAFMLFLIWDFDAPFSRGIAVTAEPFLTLFPHT, from the coding sequence TTGTCGGATTGGCTCGTTCTCGTCCTGGGCATGCTGGGCGCCTGTGCCGTGGTCGTGCTCATCACACTCGTCCGGCACCGGCGGGCCCCGGAGGACGAGGACCCCAGTGAGACGCCCGACGTCATCGAGTACATGACGATGTGGATCGGGGTGGTGTACGCCATCGTGCTGGGCCTGGCCATCGCGGGTGTCTGGGAGGCACGCAGCGCGGCCGGGGACACCGTCCAGGCCGAGGCGCAGGCGCTCCACGAGGTCTCCGAGCGCGCCCGGGTGTACCCGGCGGACGTGCGCGACCAGATCCGCGCGGACGTCGACGCGTACGTCTCGTACGTCGTGGACACCGAGTGGAAGTCGATGACGGACAAGGGGGAGGTCACCGCGCGGGGTTCGCGGCTGCTGGACAAGGTGCGGCAGGACGTGACGGACTACCAGCCGCGCAGCGACTTCGAGGCGCAGGCGTACCAGCCGCTGGTGGACCAGGTGGCGGCGGCCGACCAGGCGCGCAACGCACGCGCCGACTCCACCGGCCCGACCATGCCGCCCGTGGTGTGGTGGGGGCTGCTCGCCGGGGCGGTGATCACGGTGGGCATGGTGTTCGCCCTGCAGATCCGGCGCACCGCGCGGGAACTGGTCCTCGCGGGGCTGTTCTCGGCCACCATCGCGTTCATGCTGTTCCTGATCTGGGACTTCGACGCCCCCTTCAGCAGGGGCATCGCGGTCACGGCGGAGCCGTTCCTGACGCTGTTCCCGCACACGTAG
- a CDS encoding SCO0930 family lipoprotein: protein MKTSWRTAALVATAASVLALTTACGQDSATPPAAAAQNVGASASAAGIGTGIAGNGYGADGAQSSASPTPAAPAGKLTVATNPQLGNVLTDGSGLTLYRFDKDTAEPPKSSCDGDCATTWPPVPADDANAGAGIDKAKLGEVTRADGTKQLTIGGWPAYRYAKDLNSGDVNGQGVGGKWFALAPNGKKASLASLPGLSVRKDPKLGDIVVDKNGRTVYRFLKDKAWPKSVSNCTGACLEKWPAVGPVSADDTQGVKKKGLMPFTRPDGVKQMSVNCWPIYTFTGDKAPGDTNGQGVGGTWYAVSPEGKPIGAPAQ from the coding sequence ATGAAGACCTCCTGGCGGACCGCCGCACTGGTGGCCACGGCCGCTTCGGTGCTGGCCCTGACGACGGCGTGCGGTCAGGACAGCGCCACGCCCCCGGCCGCGGCGGCCCAGAACGTGGGAGCGTCGGCCAGCGCCGCCGGTATCGGCACCGGAATCGCGGGCAACGGCTACGGCGCCGACGGTGCCCAGAGCAGCGCCTCCCCGACCCCCGCCGCCCCCGCGGGCAAGCTGACGGTGGCCACCAACCCGCAGCTCGGCAACGTGCTCACCGACGGTTCCGGTCTCACCCTGTACCGCTTCGACAAGGACACGGCCGAGCCGCCGAAGTCCAGCTGTGACGGCGACTGCGCCACCACCTGGCCCCCGGTCCCCGCCGACGACGCCAACGCCGGCGCCGGCATCGACAAGGCCAAGCTCGGCGAGGTCACCCGCGCCGACGGCACCAAGCAGCTCACCATCGGCGGCTGGCCCGCGTACCGCTACGCCAAGGACCTCAACTCCGGCGACGTCAACGGCCAGGGTGTGGGCGGCAAGTGGTTCGCGCTCGCCCCCAATGGCAAGAAGGCGTCGCTGGCTTCGCTGCCCGGCCTCTCGGTCCGCAAGGACCCCAAGCTCGGTGACATCGTCGTCGACAAGAACGGCCGCACGGTCTACCGCTTCCTCAAGGACAAGGCGTGGCCCAAGTCCGTCTCCAACTGCACCGGGGCGTGCCTGGAGAAGTGGCCGGCGGTCGGCCCGGTGAGCGCCGACGACACCCAGGGCGTCAAGAAGAAGGGCCTGATGCCCTTCACCCGCCCCGACGGTGTGAAGCAGATGTCGGTCAACTGCTGGCCCATCTACACCTTCACCGGTGACAAGGCCCCCGGTGACACCAACGGCCAGGGTGTGGGCGGCACTTGGTACGCCGTCTCGCCCGAGGGCAAGCCGATCGGCGCGCCCGCCCAGTAG
- a CDS encoding SAM-dependent methyltransferase codes for MERPAWAPRSIDISVPSVSRMYDYYLGGSHNFEVDREAARKAMEFLPGLPKIMQANRAFLRRAVRFAAEQGIDQYLDVGSGIPTFGNVHEIAQAARPGARVVYVDHDPVAVAHSQAVLAGNEDAGVVAADLRKPREILTSPEVARLIDLDRPVALLLVAVLHFLEDTDDPHRAVAELRAALAPGSLLILTHASFEGIPLPEERAEGAVDVYRDIRNPLVMRPRDEIARFFDGFELVEPGLVHLPDWRPESAREDEDDFAFSGFAGVGRTA; via the coding sequence ATGGAGCGCCCCGCCTGGGCCCCCCGGAGCATCGACATCTCGGTGCCGAGCGTCTCGCGCATGTACGACTACTACCTGGGCGGTTCGCACAACTTCGAGGTCGACCGGGAAGCGGCCCGCAAGGCGATGGAGTTCCTCCCCGGCCTGCCCAAGATCATGCAGGCCAACCGGGCGTTCCTGCGCCGGGCCGTGCGCTTCGCCGCCGAGCAGGGCATCGACCAGTACCTCGACGTCGGCTCCGGCATCCCCACCTTCGGCAACGTCCACGAGATAGCCCAGGCCGCCCGGCCCGGCGCCCGGGTGGTCTACGTCGACCACGACCCCGTCGCCGTCGCGCACAGCCAGGCGGTGCTCGCGGGCAACGAGGACGCCGGTGTCGTCGCCGCCGACCTGCGCAAGCCGCGGGAGATCCTCACCAGCCCCGAGGTCGCCCGGCTGATCGACCTCGACCGGCCGGTGGCCCTGCTGCTGGTGGCCGTCCTGCACTTCCTGGAGGACACCGACGATCCGCACCGCGCGGTGGCCGAGCTGCGCGCCGCGCTCGCGCCGGGCAGCCTGCTGATCCTCACCCACGCCTCCTTCGAGGGCATCCCGCTGCCCGAGGAGCGCGCCGAGGGCGCGGTGGACGTGTACCGGGACATCCGCAACCCGCTGGTGATGCGCCCGCGCGACGAGATCGCCCGCTTCTTCGACGGCTTCGAGCTGGTCGAGCCCGGACTGGTCCATCTCCCGGACTGGCGGCCGGAGTCGGCGCGGGAGGACGAGGACGACTTCGCGTTCTCCGGGTTCGCCGGCGTGGGGCGTACGGCGTGA
- a CDS encoding putative bifunctional diguanylate cyclase/phosphodiesterase, producing the protein MSAEPDGPEGRVRRLTTIWSRAVYPVTSTSLTRAEFEERLLPLAHRLSHALRARSFDAGEARAVGAALVEAHGTDPEVLARTLDCVDAYLVLYCGDDSPQDQLRMRSSRLQHAMAAGYAQALRERTLAEQESIAQAALRAQGVVAEALHASEARFRAVFEGAAIGISIADLDGNILQVNGALQRMFGVSETAMRGRKVRDWTHPEDAPQTWRLYEELVRGERDHYHVEKAFNRTDGTALWTNLTVSLLRDADGTPQYQLALMEDTTERRLLHLRLRYEATHDALTGLPNRTLFFERLEKALAAGEGQRFGLCYLDLDGFKAINDSLGHAAGDRLLVEVADRLQSCTTASGEMVARLGGDEFVALTTGRDTERGVEELAERITNALLTPVGIDGRDLLVRGSLGIVEGPAGERTAAEVLRSADITMYRAKSAGGNRAELADPEADARAITRHGLTTALPSALERGEFFIEYQPLVHLGDGTVSGAEALVRWLHPQHGVLGPDRFIPLAEHTGLIVPLGRWVLEESIRQARAWREKTAGPLRINVNLSPCQLTHPGLVQDTVDILERAGVTPDALCLEVTESALIGADDGLLKPLRRLAEMGVDIALDDFGTGYSNLANLRRLPVSVLKLDRSFTQGMQQYPADPVDLKIVEGIVSLAHSLDLAVTVEGVETSAQADQLRLLGCDTAQGWYYARPGPPEHLHTLALADATG; encoded by the coding sequence GTGAGCGCGGAGCCGGACGGCCCGGAGGGCAGAGTGCGGCGGCTGACGACGATATGGAGCCGGGCCGTCTACCCCGTCACCTCCACGTCGCTCACCCGCGCCGAGTTCGAGGAGCGGCTGCTCCCCCTCGCCCACCGCCTCAGCCACGCGCTCAGGGCCAGAAGCTTCGACGCCGGTGAGGCACGCGCCGTCGGCGCCGCGCTGGTCGAGGCGCACGGCACCGACCCCGAGGTGCTCGCCCGCACCCTGGACTGCGTCGACGCCTACCTCGTCCTGTACTGCGGTGACGACAGCCCGCAGGACCAACTCCGCATGCGTTCCTCGCGGTTGCAGCACGCCATGGCCGCCGGGTACGCCCAGGCGCTGCGCGAGCGCACCCTCGCCGAGCAGGAGTCCATCGCGCAGGCCGCGCTCCGCGCCCAGGGCGTGGTCGCCGAGGCCCTGCACGCCAGCGAGGCCCGCTTCCGCGCGGTGTTCGAGGGCGCCGCGATCGGTATCAGCATCGCCGACCTCGACGGCAACATCCTCCAGGTCAACGGCGCCCTGCAGCGCATGTTCGGTGTCTCCGAGACCGCGATGCGCGGCCGGAAGGTCCGGGACTGGACCCACCCCGAGGACGCGCCGCAGACCTGGCGGCTCTACGAGGAACTCGTGCGGGGCGAACGCGACCACTACCACGTGGAGAAGGCGTTCAACCGGACCGACGGCACAGCCCTGTGGACCAACCTCACGGTCTCCCTGCTCCGCGACGCCGACGGCACCCCGCAGTACCAGCTGGCGCTGATGGAGGACACCACCGAGCGGCGCCTGCTCCACCTCCGGCTGCGCTACGAGGCCACCCACGACGCCCTCACCGGCCTGCCCAACCGCACCCTGTTCTTCGAGCGGCTGGAGAAGGCGCTCGCGGCGGGCGAGGGCCAGCGCTTCGGCCTCTGCTACCTCGACCTCGACGGCTTCAAGGCCATCAACGACAGCCTCGGCCACGCGGCCGGCGACCGGCTGCTGGTGGAGGTCGCCGACCGGCTCCAGTCCTGCACCACCGCGTCCGGCGAGATGGTGGCCCGGCTGGGCGGCGACGAGTTCGTGGCCCTCACCACCGGCCGCGACACCGAGCGCGGGGTGGAGGAGCTGGCCGAACGCATCACCAACGCCCTGCTCACCCCGGTCGGCATCGACGGCCGCGACCTCCTGGTGCGCGGCAGCCTCGGCATCGTGGAGGGCCCGGCGGGGGAGCGTACGGCGGCGGAGGTGCTGCGCAGCGCCGACATCACGATGTACCGGGCCAAGTCGGCGGGCGGCAACCGGGCGGAGCTGGCCGACCCGGAGGCGGACGCCCGCGCGATCACCCGGCACGGGCTCACCACCGCGCTGCCCAGTGCGCTGGAACGCGGCGAGTTCTTCATCGAGTACCAGCCCCTGGTCCACCTCGGCGACGGCACGGTGAGCGGCGCGGAGGCCCTGGTCCGCTGGCTGCATCCGCAGCACGGGGTGCTCGGCCCGGACCGCTTCATCCCGCTGGCCGAGCACACCGGGCTGATCGTGCCGCTGGGCCGGTGGGTCCTTGAGGAATCGATCCGGCAGGCCCGTGCCTGGCGGGAGAAGACGGCCGGCCCGCTGCGGATCAACGTCAACCTCTCTCCGTGCCAGCTCACCCACCCCGGCCTGGTGCAGGACACCGTCGACATCCTGGAGCGCGCCGGGGTCACCCCGGACGCGCTGTGCCTGGAGGTCACCGAGTCCGCGCTGATCGGCGCCGACGACGGCCTGCTGAAGCCGCTGCGCCGGCTGGCCGAGATGGGCGTCGACATAGCCCTGGACGACTTCGGCACCGGCTACTCCAACCTCGCCAACCTCCGCCGCCTCCCGGTCAGCGTCCTCAAACTCGACCGCTCCTTCACCCAGGGCATGCAGCAGTACCCCGCCGACCCGGTCGACCTCAAGATCGTGGAGGGCATAGTCTCCCTCGCCCACAGCCTCGACCTCGCGGTCACGGTGGAAGGCGTGGAAACCAGCGCCCAGGCCGACCAACTCCGCCTCCTCGGCTGCGACACAGCCCAAGGCTGGTACTACGCCCGCCCGGGGCCCCCGGAACACCTCCACACCTTGGCATTGGCGGACGCGACGGGCTAG